One segment of Geomonas ferrireducens DNA contains the following:
- a CDS encoding DUF3015 family protein, translating into MKKVLIAFVLTLLSSASAFAAGQAHTNVGCGLGTMIFQNKADNSIILQAFQATTNGTSGSQTFGITSGTSECQQPSKIAQNEKLNQFVRANMDNLAKEIAMGKGETLDTFVEMLGVKGAEGDAFKAKLQANFSSIFTSDKIVMAEVIDNAVAVNNN; encoded by the coding sequence ATGAAAAAGGTACTGATCGCTTTCGTACTCACCCTGTTAAGCAGTGCTTCCGCTTTCGCCGCCGGCCAAGCCCATACCAACGTAGGATGCGGCCTCGGCACCATGATCTTCCAGAACAAAGCCGACAACTCGATCATCCTCCAGGCCTTCCAGGCCACCACCAACGGCACCTCGGGTTCCCAGACCTTCGGCATCACCTCCGGTACTTCCGAGTGCCAGCAGCCGAGCAAGATCGCCCAGAACGAGAAGCTGAACCAGTTCGTGCGCGCGAACATGGACAACCTCGCCAAAGAAATCGCCATGGGCAAAGGTGAAACCTTGGATACCTTCGTCGAGATGCTCGGGGTGAAAGGGGCCGAAGGGGACGCCTTCAAGGCGAAGCTGCAGGCTAACTTCAGCAGCATCTTCACCTCCGACAAGATCGTGATGGCCGAGGTGATCGACAACGCGGTGGCGGTAAACAACAACTAG